A stretch of Toxoplasma gondii ME49 chromosome V, whole genome shotgun sequence DNA encodes these proteins:
- a CDS encoding TBC domain-containing protein (encoded by transcript TGME49_213325~Predicted trans-membrane domain (TMHMM2.0):667-690:696-719): MFSSSSAFSRDPFVAFAPMTHTEAQSETVGDSVGKKAEGAGPVLTRPRSLSSLSATVSTVSVSSPPSTSSHSRQISGSLGLGAQPSPDAAPSGVQTESRSRLRVCSPTVCPVAPHIVSAVSFEGYGGVSVSSAERRAGEAGRLGLETGDTPARRQPRRQRRTRTAPASVSLRGGYVAASLGDSLRPSSPTDSVSLVSPASFASCSPSRSSSLSRLERLPSAVLRCLSCDFLPLFDAARLARCSHTLLLAAQSQNWIRRHLKAGAIHSSSLYRSRCSSSRPPSSFCSFAAPHCASASAEEGHEGPLLSGVAGACAGREDAQSLSSSPSCTCKSCACCGEGLLYGGDKETRRLRRRVWLLALGRLDRLGLQIARELQWETASLAAGSLACDASRKAQAQQVRAATQDAKRRQRLGKTQTADEEGGGEEEEQLEENEREDDDEQEEIQIAGGVATEGEEARRREGRARGELEGGASCCEHDGDSELPGPRLHCGRGTKETRERKRLASSGGRDAGRLPSSQAAREAIAALYPRAFMPNVCFDLSGPLSIARGQELQQFSSERRRPFRFSSFGAEASPCGAGEEKRTTAPLPGEEEEDEPLLPWPCREIFAFLLECRLDEARADEIRRDVPRTFPRHPYFRHSEGRAKLYAVLHAYACLCPSTGYCQGMNFLAGGLLLFTGSALCAFWAFVVMLRCLDFQLLYASGVPLLHARVFQFTTLLTHHLPKLSQHLLTHSLSFDFFAHQWLMTCFAYHIDLPTVACIWDAFFLGGWKALLKAAVVLLARLQAAILETTSIDEILFVVRVEGNRKIPLYPAPCASSRNETRGKTTHQWAQPHTLSASFRSPRLPSSLPPFRNSSSSSSMEDQSRGPLQDRGVARSSCLSSHSDASASSFASSFSSSSHAENAERGETERKCQEASLPWTAESVPLCHCRCVSGCQYSAFLRDMRAVKITNSLLDKVDRAFLNQKMQALLEGLASENLPGDAEYLGTPAPTQAACVVPVASSAPSAGLFSWIFGAVPDRRNPSSSDEKNRVQRSRSLRPFASGSLERRSSIHGASRALEPDAGAGGAQGGLSPFSRDPELVSSSLASSSPCQGGSLSFSRSDLKSSLRPLGSRRRRPPRDLDRLIVRASLSGIRDAREEGQDPETAKSLLPTGGAAKVELEGREGRRGDIERAATARLFIRAASVAVATGEDEHLRRTDIASLGVSQGNREISGCRDRPSSSSRPLAIRGATNLGSPLVGFLLLQSDAEMRETPPLSSSSSTSSPSSISLSSYAVSAAFSSSSAFPSSSLYASSESSSSSSSSSSSSSSSSSSSSSSSPSSSSSSSSSSSSSDLSSSSGRGAAALRLIARQREPAAFLTSVDSSLLSLRPSRAGSLLVCSPSLSQKPSKSTAPRHGSGDAEFLPLPSSALPGDSRDARQFFQGGTVTPCASVGAQALQPRSSLPQARGGLQTSERARESLSSSLSPPACFPPVAEAAGISLPTISPLCPLVCASSSVEGSPFSHAGSQTGRRRGCGRRPGSLVGLHASPPVYVRTTFAQPPSPASLAACGDVSQSGGAGLLLSKVSPPARVESKRKDRLLASATTHTGQTLSLCSPTETRSFSIQSPASTCVSRDPEKRGDSADARQTQPTNWRERVVATSTVSSSDSERFSIPSRASPCRSVQEPRVSERRVPQDEGQRKNEAGRAAEAARHPKSRSFGSFSSPSRSRLRRVSPFARSSPPEASPVSASSSESGQEPAKGLEMFVCADMRSVAVRQLPWEGTWVQRLPATHAVLPFGLLDPVDHLFRKGKGRCEARKTGLKPALASRRAHTRQQRERERRRRESEERRDAQGRQETKGRRETDGGRETERDTEAESRRHTEQRRRDPESRKAGLRGARVVCGRESRDRDFSGRAEEEEKRTKGEQDSDVSGSSVETLRGTLRQAPPPVAEGSDRAGDVPTSLSTLRPSSSPSSSSHSSFSSPSSSFSSPSSACSLSSCPDSVFSSSPVSSPRALSPSSGPSTVHTTAEAFDWSLLYELKEKAQTFLGLGASFVGGSAEGRYFLLSVAEMEKTRRRLVEIETQTSADVQHLRGKVAAAERQLSRQQRTERMQEEKYRRLLYDQEQAYIAKLAAVQDLDALINVDRRERDSEQRHKEEREKETKFSERISFGQHAWRGTQAAEPRLSSFRGDPFCVCGDKSEGSLLFQQETFGGISLDGTGSEKSGWRAAEKAVYATSRQAKTREKIRCGSSSPRSPALPPPCVPDAVEGRRTDEGRGEEKVTADVQREGCALPSSDAILLVCTNHEMEPLSSFENQTDGGDASKRVFEETSDGELSPLAIDSMREETDEERSHESEAASGPLAVLASPGKTVRSVFSVAAGWSSKWLLDLLPTVALAPGSQGHRRHPGEARRELLAPVGRQGEADAKGEMSERRLEWGQDRQTEASESRNGEAREKWICVGGDRSAGAADRDGDGTFSERTGERGFRRRGCRACPASAGRERQAGQQRENEIDARHRGARLANRDLASEGRQAEILGEEEARRVDEETQRQREREHGQRRASRVSWDPAGMQNDEATVRKDAIDAALKRVASRERTLARRQAAAVEARAKWEALRAETRDLLDVKDHLQASLQDFIASQEAQKSDQVSRFLSTGHWRQHLPKELQRQQPAPLQRLLHSLSVISSNPAAVLSLSGAAQPLSSSVEAPRRSFDGQNAQKTSE; encoded by the exons atgttttcgtcttcttcggctttcTCCCGCGACCCTTTTGTCGCGTTCGCTCCTATGACACACACCGAAGCCCAGTCGGAGACAGTTGGAGACAGTGTGggaaagaaggcggaggGCGCTGGTCCTGTCCTCACCCGGCCTcgctccctttcctctctctcagctacggtctccactgtctccgtttcctcgccCCCCTCCACAAGCTCTCATTCTCGTCAGATCTCGGGATCTTTAGGACTCGGCGCCCAACCTTCGCCGGATGCTGCCccttcgggtgtacagacagagagtcgctcgcgtcttcgtGTCTGTTCCCCCACTGTCTGTCCTGTCGCTCCCCACattgtctctgctgtctccttcgaggGATACGGCGGTGTCTCCGTGTCGTCCGCGGAAAGGCGCGCGGGTGAGGCAGGGAGGCTGGGCCTAGAGACTGGAGACACaccagcgaggagacagccgaggagacagcgtcgTACGCGCACCGCGCCTGccagtgtctctctgcgtggTGGCTACGTCGCTGCTTCCCTTGGAGATTCCCTGCGACCTTCGTCGCCCACGGATTCAGTCTCTTTGGTCTCTCCAgcctcgttcgcttcttgctctccgtctcgttcttcgtctttgagCCGTTTAGAACGTCTCCCATCGGCcgtccttcgctgtctctcgtgtGATTTCCTCCCTCTGTTTGATGCCGCTCGCTTGGCGCGCTGCAGCCACACTCTTCTCCTTGCTGCTCAGTCTCAGAACTGGATACGCCGCCATCTCAAAGCGGGGGCAATccattcttcctctttgtaTCGTTCGCgttgctcgtcttctcggcctccttcttctttctgctcttttgCAGCTCCACACTGTGCGAGTGCGTCTGCGGAGGAGGGACATGAAGGTCCGTTGCTCTCTGGGGTTgcaggcgcatgcgcaggaagagaagacgcccaaagtctctcgtcctccccCTCATGTACATGCAAGAGCTGCGCATGTTGCGGCGAGGGCCTCCTGTACGgcggagacaaggagacgcGCCGCCTCCGGCGCCGCGTCTGGCTGCTCGCGCTGGGACGGCTCGACCGCCTGGGGCTCCAAATCGCTCGCGAGCTCCAGTGGGAAACCGCCTCCCTGGCCGCCGGGTCTCTGGCCTGCGACGCCAGTCGGAAGGCGCAAGCCCAGCAGGTCAGAGCCGCAACTCAGGAtgcgaaacggagacagcgactcggaaagacacagacagcagacgaagaaggaggaggagaagaagaggaacaactcgaagaaaacgaacgagaggacgacgacgaacAGGAGGAGATCCAGATCGCAGGTGGTGTAGCTacggaaggagaggaagcgcggagacgagaaggacgggCCAGGGGAGAGCTCGAGGGAGGAGCCTCCTGCTGTGAGCATGACGGAGATTCGGAACTACCGGGTCCTCGTTTGCACTGTGGGAGGgggacaaaggagacacgggagaggaagaggttGGCGAGTAGCGGCGGTCGAGACGCCGGTCGTCTGCCGTCCTCTCAGGCAGCCAGAGAGGCGATCGCAGCTCTGTACCCAAGAGCGTTCATGCCGAATGTGTGCTTTGACCTCAGTGGACCGCTCTCGATTGCGAGGGGACAGGAGTTGCAACAATTTTCTTCAGAGCGACGGCGgccttttcgtttctcctcgtttggGGCAGAGGCCTCGCCCTGTGgggcaggcgaggagaaaaggacaaCCGCGCCGCTGcctggagaggaggaagaagacgagccTCTTTTGCCTTGGCCGTGCCGCGAGattttcgcgtttcttctcgagtgTCGCCTCGACGAGGCCCGCGCAGACGAAATCCGCCGAGACGTCCCTCGCACCTTTCCCCGGCACCCTTA TTTCCGGCATAGCGAAGGTCGGGCGAAGCTCTACGCGGTTCTCCACGCTTAcgcgtgtctctgtccctccACGGGGTATTGCCAAG GAATGAACTTTCTGGCTGGGGGCCTGCTGCTTTTCACCGGGAGCGCCTTGTGTGCCTTCTGGGCGTTTGTCGTGATGCTGAGGTGTTTGGACTTCCAGCTTCTCTATGCTTCGGGCGTTCCtctcttgcatgcacgcgtctTTCAATTTACCACGCTTCTCAC GCACCACTTGCCGAAGCTGTCGCAACACCTTCTCACGCATTCCCTCTCGTTTGACTTCTTTGCTCACCAA TGGCTGATGACTTGTTTCGCCTACCACATAGACTTGCCGACGGTCGCATGCATTTGGGACGCTTTCTTCTTGGGCGGTTGGAAGGCGCTTCTGAAGGCAGCCGTGGTGCTTCTCGCCCGTCTCCAGGCGGCCATTCTCGAGACAACGAGCATCGACGAAATCCTCTTCGTTGTTCGC GTTGAAGGAAACCGAAAAATCCCTCTTTATCCTGCGCCCTGCGCTTCCTCCCGGAacgaaacgagaggaaaaacgacacaCCAGTGGGCGCAACCTCAtactctttctgcttcgtttcgcaGTCCTcgcttgccttcttctctccctccttttcgcaattcttcatcgtcttcctcgaTGGAGGATCAGTCGAGAGGGCCTCTTCAGGATCGCGGTGTGGCTCGAagctcctgtctctccagtcaTTCCGATGCTTCTGCGagttccttcgcctcttccttttcttcgtcttcgcatgcagagaacgcggagaggggggagacagagagaaaatgtCAAGAGGCGTCTTTGCCGTGGACAGCGGAGTCGGTGCCTCTGTGCCACTGTCGCTGCGTGTCGGGGTGTCAGTACAGCGCATTTCTTCGGGACATGCGAGCTGTCAAGATTACGAACAGCCTTTTAGACAAGGTCGATCGTGCGTTTCTTAACCAGAAAATGCAG GCGCTGCTCGAGGGCCTTGCCTCTGAGAACCTCCCTGGTGACGCCGAGTATTTGGGCACTCCAGCTCCGACGCAGGCGGCCTGTGTGGTCcccgtcgcttcttccgcaCCTTCTGCAGGTTTGTTTTCTTGGATTTTCGGCGCAGTTCCAGACCGGAGGaatccgtcttcttctgacgagaagaacagggTGCAGAGAAGTCGATCTCTGCGCCCTTTCGCCTCTGGGTCTCTGGAGCGTCGATCCTCGATCCACGGAGCCAGCCGCGCTTTGGAACCTGATGCCGGCGCCGGCGGAGCTCAGGGgggcctgtctcctttctcgcgagATCCGGagcttgtctcctcttctctcgcctcgtcgtctccctgCCAGGGCggctctctttcgttctccaGATCAGACCTAAAGAGTTCCCTGAGGCCGCTCGGAAGCCGGAGACGCCGTCCACCCCGGGACTTGGACAGGCTTATTGTCCGTGCCTCTCTGAGCGGGatcagagacgcgagagaggaaggacaagATCCAGAGACGGCAAAGTCTCTCCTGCCGACAGGCGGCGCAGCAAAGGTCGAACTCGAGggccgagaaggaaggcgaggagacattGAACGAGCGGCCACTGCTCGCTTGTTCATTCGAGCTGCCTCCGTGGCGGTCGCgactggagaagacgagcatCTGAGGCGCACCGACATAGCCTCTCTCGGCGTTTCGCAAG GCAATCGGGAGATCTCTGGCTGTCGCGACCGgccctcctcttcatcgCGTCCTCTCGCTATCAGAGGCGCGACGAACTTAGGCTCTCCTCTTGTCGGATTCCTGCTCCTTCAATCCGACGCAGAAATGCGAGAGAcgcctcctttgtcttcttcctcctctacatcttctccttcctccatttctttgtcttcctaCGCGGTGTCtgctgcgttctcttcttcgtccgcgtttccttcttcttcgttatATGCATCATCCGAATCTTcatcctcctcctcttcttcctcttcatcttcttcctcctcctcttcttcctcatcatcttcttccccttcttcgtcatcttcttcgtcatcttcttcttcctcttctgacttgtcttcctcctcaggcCGAGGGGCTGCAGCGTTGCGTCTCATCGCAAGGCAACGAGAGCCGGCCGCGTTCCTGACCTCCGTggattcttctcttctctctctccggccAAGCCGCGCCGGTTCGCTCCTTGTGTGCAGTCCCTCTTTGTCTCAGAAACCATCAAAGTCAACGGCGCCTCGCCACGGCTCTGGCGATGCGgagtttctgcctcttccgtCCAGTGCCCTtccaggagacagcagagacgcgagacagtTTTTCCAAGGCGGAACGGTGACGCCATGCGCCTCAGTGGGCGCACAAGCCCTGCAACCAAGAAGCTCCCTTCCTCAGGCTCGAGGGGGTCTTCAAACAAGCGAGAGGGCGCGAgaatctctctcttcttctttgtcccCCCCGGCTTGCTTCCCCCCCGTCGCTGAAGCAGCTGGCATTTCTCTTCCCACTATATCTCCGTTGTGTCCTCTCGTCTGTGCATCTTCTTCCGTCGAGggctctccgttttcgcaTGCAGGCTCGCAGACGGGTCGGCGGCGAGGCTGCGGCCGCCGTCCGGGCTCGCTAGTTGGGCTCCACGCGTCACCGCCGGTCTATGTGCGGACGACGTTCGCGCAGCCTCCGAGTCCCGCCTCTTTGGCGGCTTGTGGCGATGTTTCTCAGTCTGGAGGAGCGGGCCTTCTTCTCAGCAAGGTGTCTCCGCCAGCGCGAGTGGAGAGCAAACGGAAAGACAGACTCTTGGCCTCGGCGACGACGCATACAGGCCAGACTTTGTCGCTTTGTTCACCGACGGAGACCCGCTCGTTTTCCATACAGAGCCCGGCTTCGacgtgtgtctctcgcgaccccgaaaagcgaggagacagcgcagacGCGCGACAAACGCAGCCCACAAACTGGCGAGAAAGGGTCGTCGCCACttcgactgtctcctccagcgACTCCGAGCGTTTTTCCATCCCTTCAAGAGCTTCTCCTTGTCGAAGTGTTCAAGAACCTCGTGTATCGGAGCGACGCGTTCCTCAGGACGAAGGTCAGCGCAAGAACGAGGCAGGAcgagctgcagaagcagccAGACACCCCAAAAGTCGCTCTTTcggttctttctcctcaccttctcgttcgcgtcttcgtcgcgtctctccgttcgcGCGGTCGTCCCCACCTGAGGCTTCTCcggtttctgcgtcttcttccgaaTCCGGTCAGGAGCCGGCGAAAGGCCTCGAAATGTTTGTGTGTGCCGACATGCGCAGCGTGGCTGTGCGGCAACTGCCCTGGGAAGGCACGTGGGTGCAGCGCCTTCcggcaacgcatgcagtgctgCCCTTCGGCCTCCTCGACCCTGTCGACCATCTTTTTCGGAAAGGAAAAGGGCGTTGTGAAGCGCGAAAGACAGGGCTGAAGCCTGCACTCGCGAGTCGGCGAGCACACACTCGCCagcaacgcgagagagagaggagaagaagagaatccgaagaaagacgagacgcTCAGGGGCGACAAGaaacgaaggggagaagagagacagacggcggaagggagacagagagagacacagaggcagagagtaGAAGGCACacagagcagcgaagaagagacccaGAGTCCAGGAAAGCAGGTTTAAGGGGAGCGAGAGTTGTGTGTgggcgagagagcagagatcGTGACTTTTCAGgacgagcagaagaagaagaaaagagaacaaaaGGTGAGCAAGACTCGGACGTCTCCGGTTCATCTGTAGAGACACTCAGGGGGACACTCAGGCAGGCGCCTCCTCCTGTCGCCGAGGGCTCAGACCGTGCTGGAGATGTCCCAACCTCTCTCAGCACACttcgtccttcctcgtctccgtcatCCTCTTCTcactcctctttttcctctccctcatcatctttttcctctccctcatcagcttgttctctttcttcttgtcctgattctgttttttcgtcttctcctgtctcttctccgcgggCACTGTCTCCCAGCTCGGGGCCTTCGACTGTACATACAACGGCCGAGGCATTTGACTGGTCTCTGCTGTACgagctgaaggagaaggcgcagacaTTTCTGGGTCTGGGAGCGTCTTTCGTGGGGGGCTCTGCAGAGGGTCGCTATTTCCTTTTGTCGGTAGCGGAGATGGAGAAAACTCGGAGGCGATTAGTGGAGATCGAAACGCAGACGTCTGCGGATGTGCAACACCTTCGCGGGAAAGTTGCCGCCGCcgagagacagctgtctcgacagcagcgaacggaacgcatgcaagaagaaaagtaCAGGCGGCTCCTCTACGACCAAGAACAAGCGTACATCGCCAAACTCGCTGCTGTCCAAGACCTCGACGCTCTTATCAACGTCGACCGCCGCGAACGCGACTCAGAGCAAAGAcacaaggaagaaagagaaaaggagacgaaattCTCAGAACGGATTTCGTTCGGCCAGCACGCCTGGAGGGGAACTCAGGCGGCTGAGCCGCGTCTCTCATCTTTCCGTGGAGAtcctttctgtgtctgcggAGACAAAAGTGAAGGGTCTCTATTATTTCAGCAGGAGACATTTGGCGGTATTTCTCTCGATGGGACagggagcgagaagagcggatGGAGAGCCGCGGAGAAGGCAGTGTATGCAACGTCAAGGCAggcgaaaacgcgagaaaagatTCGTTgcggttcttcctctcctcgaaGTCCCGCTCTGCCTCCACCTTGTGTTCCTGACGCGGtagaaggaagaaggacagacgaaggaagaggcgaagagaaagttACAGCAGAcgtccagagagaaggctgCGCGCTTCCGTCCTCTGACGCTATACTTCTTGTTTGTACCAATCACGAAATGGagcctctttcctctttcgagAATCAGACGGATGGCGGTGACGCCTCAAAACGCGTGTTTGAAGAGACGAGTGATGGCGAGCTGAGTCCACTCGCCATCGACAGCATgcgtgaggagacagacgaagaacgcagccacgagagcgaagcggcTTCTGGGCCTTTGGCcgtcctcgcgtctccaggAAAAACAGTGAGATCTGTCTTCAGCGTCGCTGCTGGCTGGAGCTCCAAGTGGCTCCTCGACCTCCTGCCGACCGTAGCTCTCGCTCCAGGTAGCCAGGGCCATCGGAGACACCCTGGCGAAGCCCGGCGTGAGCTGCTGGCGCCTGTAGGGCGGCAGGGCGAGGCAGACGCCAAGGGGGAAATGTCGGAGAGGCGCTTGGAGTGGGGACAAGACCGGCAGACAGAGGCTTCTGAGTCCCGAAacggggaagcgagagaaaagtggaTTTGCGTGGGTGGAGACCGAAGCGCCGGGGCTGCGGATCGAGATGGAGACGGGACGTTTTCAGAGAGGACTGGAGAACGGGGCTTCAGACGCCGTGGCTGTCGTGCCTGCCCCGCCTCggcggggagagaaagacaagccggacagcaaagagagaacgaaatcGACGCGAGGCATCGAGGTGCGAGACTGGCGAACCGCGACCTAGCCTCTGAGGGGAGACAAGCCGAGATTCttggcgaagaagaagcacggcgggtcgacgaagagaccCAGAGACAACGTGAGAGAGAGCACGGCCAACGACGggcgtctcgcgtttcctggGATCCCGCCGGCATGCAAAACGATGAGGCTACAGTTCGAAAAGATGCGATCGACGCAGCCTTGAAGAGG GTGGCCAGTCGAGAGAGGACTTTGGCTAGGCGGCAGGCGGCGGCTGTCGAGGCCCGCGCGAAGTGGGAGGCCCTCAGGGCGGAGACTCGAGACCTGCTGGATGTGAAAGATCA TTTGCAGGCTTCTCTTCAAGACTTTATCGCGAGTCAGGAAGCGCAGAAAAGCGACCAAGtttctcgatttctctcGACAGGCCACTGGCGGCAGCATCTCCCgaaggagctgcagagacagcagcctGCGCCCTTGCAGCGACTTCTCCACAGCCTCTCAGTGATCTCTTCCAATCCTGccgcagttctctctctctctggtgcAGCGCagccgctttcttcttctgtggagGCGCCGCGTCGTTCGTTCGACGGCCAGAATGCCCAGAAAACGAGCGAGTGA